From the genome of Eublepharis macularius isolate TG4126 chromosome 4, MPM_Emac_v1.0, whole genome shotgun sequence:
AGTGATGATACTAGGGTAGGAATGAACCAAACATCACACTGAGTGTTCTACTTCACAAACTACAGAGCATCAAACAGAGTCTTCTTGTTCTAGAAGCATGTGGTATGATGTCATTGGATGCTGTCCTCTATAGAATGAGAGAATCCACATATTTCAGACAAATGCAGAATGGAGCACTGGCAGTTTTCCAGATAGCAGCCCTTAAAAATTGACGCTGCTTACTTACATCATGCAAAAAACTAAATGCCCAAGAAATGCAGATAACATTTTATTTCAATAAATGCTAGTCATTGTTTAGAAGGTATGTGGAGCAttttccaagtaaatatgcattGCCTACAGCTAACAGCTACTGTAGTTTCAATAGGGTAGGAACAAAAGGCATAAATGTCTTAGCTGGAGGATTCTATTTTCactgtatttgattttttttatagcAAATGACTCCCTGTGGAATTGTCACTCTCTTGCTCTGGACGATCAACAATGTAGAAGCCATTCTTGCATACTTCCTTGTAGACAGTAATATACTTAGAAGCTTTCCTTGTCCGTGGAATAACAAATTTCTCGGTGAAGTCACTTTTATTCATTTGCTGCTTCCCTTGTGCACTCAACACACAGTTAATAAATGTTAGTGCATACGTGTAACAGTTGTGAACATGTTCTTCATACCTATGAAATGGGTAATCAGtgaacataagcaattaaacatagGGTGTCCTCGGATTACACTGGCTACACAGGGATAGGATTACAACCATTCTCCTATACTGCCAAAAACCAGCATTTATGATAGTGGCATGTATCCTTCCACTCCAGtgagcaaagtctgaagccttccccCAGTTCCAATGGCTCTTCCTACTATGAAGAGCCACTGAAGTTTGAGGAAGGCTTCTTAAGCCTAAGGCTGGATGCATGCCAGCATGATTCAATATTCTGCTTGCTCTTTGAATCCAAACTGATACAAGTGCACATATGGAGAGGATATGGCTGAGATGAGCTAACTGAAATGTAATTGGAAAATTCAGTAAACAAGATTATACTAAGACAGATTCCTTTTGGAATAGTGATTCATGAAGACTGGTCAGAAGTGAATGACATCTTTGCTcaattttcattttatatttcattttaaacAAACAGGAAGCAGCTATTACATCTAAAATGTTGTTCAATAGGCTGCCAAGTAGTTATGCTGTTTACTTTTCTGAAATATGGATTTAAGATTGTTTAAAATGACAAAGTAGATGTAattgcatttgcagcagcaggCTCTTATGCTCCCAGGCCATAAACTGCTGGGTGGGTTTTGACTAAAACAAACCAGATGACAGAGTCAACCACAAGTTTTATGACCTCTTGTTTAGGATCCAGAACAAAATGAGAACTTGGAAAAAAAACATGCTCATTGTAAGATTTATGAATTGTATATCCTTTCTGAATTGCAATAAAGTAACCAGTGTCCCAGAGGATttgaattcagtggcaccttaaaaaccaacaagattttcagggtataaattttaGAGAATCAAAGCTTCAGTGTCCTAGGGTGGATATTCCTAACCTGCATTACTTGTACTGTACTCTTCGCAGAAAGTGATCACAGTAGTTCCAAACAAGGGCCTTTGCCTGCAGCTTCTGTAGGCCATACGAATGCCCTGGATCCACCAGAGTTTCTGCCTGCAGAGTGcagctctctcacacacaccctgcaGCAGCCCCATATCCCCCTTGAAATCCTGTTCCTGTCCTGCCTTCAGAAACATTTTGGTGAATCTAAGCCAATGTCTATCACTCAACACTCAAAGAAAACGAACTAAGCTCTTTTTTGCTCAATACTGTTGAAGGATATACATACTATGGCTTGTGTGGATATTTAAAAATGCAGAGCTTGAGCTAAGTAATCCTCAGGTCTTTACATTCATTATTCCTTGATAGTAGTGGAAAGTGctgtgaagtcatagctgacttatggtgacccctgctgatgttttaaaggcaagagaccaaTGGGTGGTTTGTCTTTGCCTGCCTATGCACAGTGATCCTAGTCTTCCTTggacatctcccatccaattaccaataTTCATATATTATGTTAGGTTAAAGGAACAATCCCATTAAGGCTACAATGGGCCATTAATAGGAGATAAAATTCCAGTCACTGTTGCTAGAATTAATTGAAGAGCAAAGGAACATACTTTCTCCACTACCCACCATGTAAGAATCAACGCTTCCTCTTAAAATACTGAGAACAGCATatattttatttagtttttatCCCTCAAAAGTTTAAAAATGTATTCTCCAACAGCTAAAAGACTGGAAACAAAGGtgaatgagaatttttttttttaacctttctaaACTTGCAATAGGTAACAAGTTGCTCAGAACAAGGTTTtggcaaggaaaaagaaaaatgagggCAGTCTTTTTTTGGTCTTGCAACTTACCTCTGTGTTATCCCTCCCTTCCAGTCTAGCTGATAAGAGTGACATGatcaagattagacatgggcaataacagaaaaaaaaacatggtgttcgttgtcatccacaaacaacgaacattgacaaacatgacctgtacacgaacatgttcgttgttcatgggggccatcaagatccctaccacaccactcccagaaacctgagcaggcagcaggaaatgtaccaataataaataatagcttggcctcagagcctggcagcagccctggaacctgaaggggtagatccctactgcaccactcccagaaaccttacctgagcaggcagcaggaaaggtaccagtaataaataatagcctggcccagagcctggcagcagccctggaacttaaagaggtagatccctatcccaccacacacacagaaaattcaagctccaatgcactctccctgtctctctcaaaatgccaacagcaactgtccctcactgtctgcaaaaccagagctgggagcccccctcccccctgctctttgcttcctcgtaacaaatttggagctccacacttgaaaggaagacctgcctatcaagctaaattggacttattagattggggtttccagggcaacagcaggagttcagacagagttcaggcagtccctgcctccagttgccaagggaactgattgcaggtaccagattgtctggcttgataaacagcaacaaacagcaacaaacaaggcttgcaacgaccacctgttcgttaagaatggggcctcacaaacagcttgttcacgaacagctgattgggctgttcgtggctttttttagttcgtattgctgttcgtgcccatctctaatcaagacagaacaggagtccagtggcatctctgatttatgctggaataaatgttagtctttaaggtgccactggacttttgtttaaTTCTGCTGAAACAAATGAACACTGCTATCCTTCTAGAATTACCATCAAGATCTTTATTACCAAGTGGTACAGAAGTGGCTGGATCCACAACTGTATTTTTCCACTATAGAATTATAAATACTTTTTTCAGATTATCATTATTATGCAAATTCTATTTAGCCTTGCCATAAACTAGGAAGTTGCACTCTGCCTCTTACTGCATGTGCCATCTTCTATTAATTGGAAGAACAAAGCTAATGAAGGTATATACCAGGGTTTCCCAACATGGTACCTTCATGCGCCATTGTGCCCGTCAAtacatttcctggtgcccaccaagtgtttttagaaagtggctagagccaggtggggcttttgccaagcatgatTTCTGAATGGCCATAGGAGATTGATTGCCTGTGCAGATTcttaaaaacattgttttggcagaagctacttccacagcacaaggattttcaatgtgtgactgaaggtaagctgtggcagccattttgtagccattctgtgcccaccacactgtgtcagaattccaaatgttctcacaggctcaaaaaggttggggattccTGGCATATACTTTCAAGTAGCATGGTTTAAAGCCTGACTGTTGCACAAAAAATGCATCAAACCCGTCTGTTAGACACAAGACAGGCAGAGTCCAAAACCAACCATGCCTATTTCTATGCTACTTAAAGAGCTGCACAGTTGAACTTCATACCTGTATGGAAGCCAGACCTCTGCTGCTGAGAATTGTTCTAGATATGTATCCCATTGTTGGAGCAGATCATACATATCAGGCTGCACCAGGGGGATGTTTATACATTGTTCCCATCCGTGTTCTCCTATATTGATTCCAGTTTCACTGTAATTATATACCAAACCTataaacaaaagcagcaaaaaagtAAAAACCTATCCTTAATTATGAGAATACATTAATTGCTTCCACCTTATAATTTCCATTTCATAGAGAGGCAAGCAAACACACAGGCCAATAGAAACTATCACTTGTTTAACTTTTTATCTtgtatttattttccatttttgttttaaattgttttaatgatgtatttctATGTtggttttaatgacttttaagatgaggttttaatttatatgttttaatttgttagctaccttggtggTTCTATAAAGGGAAAAAGACAGGGggaaatcttgttaataaataaacaatatcTGAATAGATCTAAAAATCCTGGTTATTTGAATCCATAATATTAGtgagagagccagtatggtataatggttaggttcaaatccctgcataCCATGAAACTGACATGGTGACCTTGTCCAGTCAGAGTCTCTCTcttcaccacccccaccccagccaagaGGACCCTAATTTATCTCACAgagtccttggaggaaaggcaggataaaaatgcactaaacaGTGTCTGAAACAGTCGGGCAGTATATTTACAAAATTCACAGCAAGCCAAACAtcctcttgttggtttttaatgtttcaaGAAGGAATATTATTGTACACTGATGTAAGATTCACACTGATAACTGAAACCCACATTGCTGGACTTGAGAGTGAATTTGTAAATACATTTTGAAAAATAACCCTCTCATTGAAAATGAGGAGGGcaagcagcatggtatagcctgatctcatcagatctcggaaactaagcagggtcagtactagaatgggagaccaccaaggaagactctgcagagaaagacaatggcaaaccagtactgctcctcacttgccttgaaagccccagcaagggtcatcataagtcagttgtgacttaatggaactttacacacacacccaaaatggAACTAACCACTGTTGTGCAGCTTTTTTACGGCTCATG
Proteins encoded in this window:
- the MKRN2OS gene encoding MKRN2 opposite strand protein isoform X1 — encoded protein: MQPLDLETALIKISHCKKDIFCPYVPKYCPLCGQSVSYRRLEEAPVNIPSPFVNGHREKCSFLLKPTAGTFLRGYDGNSDLHVGITCTNGLVYNYSETGINIGEHGWEQCINIPLVQPDMYDLLQQWDTYLEQFSAAEVWLPYRYEEHVHNCYTYALTFINCVLSAQGKQQMNKSDFTEKFVIPRTRKASKYITVYKEVCKNGFYIVDRPEQESDNSTGSHLL
- the MKRN2OS gene encoding MKRN2 opposite strand protein isoform X2, yielding MQPLDLETALIKISHCKKDIFCPYVPKYCPLCGQSVSYRRLEEAPVNIPSPFVNGHREKCSFLLKPTAGTFLSETGINIGEHGWEQCINIPLVQPDMYDLLQQWDTYLEQFSAAEVWLPYRYEEHVHNCYTYALTFINCVLSAQGKQQMNKSDFTEKFVIPRTRKASKYITVYKEVCKNGFYIVDRPEQESDNSTGSHLL